The segment GATCCTGCGCAAGTTCCTGCACGGCATGGACGATATCGAGGCGATGGAATTCCTGCTCGGCCGCATGCAGTCCTCGAAGACCAATTCCGAGTTCTTCGACCAGATGAAGCGCAGCTGACGCGAAGCGGGCACCGCCCGCCTCCCGTCATCGCGAGCGCCAGCGAAGCGATCTCCAGGGGCGGGCCATACGCTCGCCGCGCAAGGCCGGCGTATCAGCCGGGCACCGGCTCGAAGCTGACCAGGCGATCCAGCCGCCACCACTGCCGTCGACCCTCGGCGTCACGCAGGATCAGGTACTCGGCCCCGCGCCGCGTGCGCAGATCCAGCGGCCGCACCACCGCAATCCGATCCATTTCGCCCCGGCGCCAGTGGGTACGCAGGTGCTGCCCGCGCAGGATCGCCAGCTCCAGCTCGGAGTAGCGCTCGCAGGCGATCGGCGTATACGGCGGGGCCACACTCATCCTCCCTCCCGAATGGCCTCCACCTGCGGGATCTCGGCATCCGGGGCCTCGACGCGCCGAAACACGATGGGCGCGCAGCACACGGCGCAGTCCTCGATCCATTCCCGGTCCGCGCTGACCATATCCACCGTCGTCTCGCCCGGTTCGCCACACCAGGGGCAGGTAAAGCCGACAAACTCCACCGGTCGCATCACCGCACCTCCTCCGGACCCTTCATTACCTGGGCACCGGCTGTCACACCCGCCGCATCCGGCAAAAAACGCTCCAGAATGTCATTGAGAAAGGCCAGGCCGCGTTCGGTCGGCTGCAGGCGCTGCGGATCGGACACCAGCAGACCCTCTGCCCGTAGCTCGCCCAGGGCCGGTTCCAGCGTAGTCAGGTCCAGACCGCAGCGCTCCTCGAAGCAATGCGCGGGCACTCCCTCCACCAGACGCAACGCGTTGAGCATGAACTCGAACGGGAGCTCGGCCTCGGGGACCGCCTGGTCGCGGTGCTGGTCGGGCGTCTCCAGGTAGGCTGCGGGCTGGCGCGGCTTGGTCCGCCGCAGCACCCGCCCCTGGGACGGCAACGTCAGCTTGCCGTGGGCCCCGGCCCCGATGCCGAGGTAGTCGCCGAACGTCCAGTAGTTGCGGTTGTGCCGGCATTCCCGCCCCCTCGTGGCGTACGCGGAAACCTCGTATCGAGTATAGCCAGCCGCAGCCAGCGCACATTG is part of the Thioalkalivibrio sp. K90mix genome and harbors:
- a CDS encoding transcriptional antiterminator, Rof, translated to MSVAPPYTPIACERYSELELAILRGQHLRTHWRRGEMDRIAVVRPLDLRTRRGAEYLILRDAEGRRQWWRLDRLVSFEPVPG
- a CDS encoding CPXCG motif-containing cysteine-rich protein; protein product: MRPVEFVGFTCPWCGEPGETTVDMVSADREWIEDCAVCCAPIVFRRVEAPDAEIPQVEAIREGG